The Paenibacillus sp. FSL R7-0204 genome includes a region encoding these proteins:
- the pheS gene encoding phenylalanine--tRNA ligase subunit alpha: MKDKLEALKAEALTKLQAVSDPQILNDLRVKYLGKKGELTEVLRGMGGLSAEERPVIGQVANLVRSAIEEVIGAKQELFQQQETESRLSAEKVDVTLPGRGMPQGGIHPLSRVIQEIEDIFIGMGYKVAEGPEVETDYYNFEALNLPKNHPARDMQDSFYITEDILMRTQTSPVQIRTMQAMNGETPVKVICPGKVFRRDDDDATHSFQFHQIEGLVIGRNIRMSDLKGTLQQFMKEMFGPSAGIRLRPSFFPFTEPSVEVDVSCFKCGGEGCRLCKQSGWLEILGAGMVHPNVLRMGGYDPEVYSGFAFGMGAERIAMLKYGIDDIRYFYTNDMGFVKQFKGI, translated from the coding sequence ATGAAAGACAAATTGGAAGCACTGAAGGCCGAGGCACTGACGAAGCTGCAGGCGGTATCCGATCCGCAGATTCTGAATGACCTGCGTGTCAAATACCTTGGCAAAAAAGGCGAGCTGACAGAGGTTCTGCGCGGTATGGGTGGACTAAGCGCGGAGGAACGTCCGGTGATCGGCCAGGTGGCCAATCTGGTGCGCAGCGCCATTGAAGAGGTGATCGGCGCCAAGCAGGAGCTGTTCCAGCAGCAGGAGACAGAGAGCCGCCTCAGTGCGGAGAAGGTCGATGTAACTCTGCCGGGCCGCGGCATGCCGCAAGGCGGGATTCATCCGCTCAGCCGGGTGATTCAGGAGATCGAGGATATTTTCATCGGCATGGGCTACAAGGTTGCGGAAGGACCGGAAGTGGAGACAGATTATTACAACTTCGAGGCGCTTAACCTTCCGAAGAACCATCCGGCCCGCGATATGCAGGATTCCTTCTATATTACGGAAGACATTCTGATGCGCACACAGACCTCGCCGGTTCAGATCCGTACCATGCAGGCGATGAACGGGGAGACTCCGGTCAAGGTCATCTGTCCGGGCAAGGTGTTCCGCCGTGACGACGACGATGCGACTCACTCCTTCCAGTTCCATCAGATTGAAGGTCTGGTGATCGGACGCAATATCCGCATGAGCGACCTGAAGGGGACCCTGCAGCAGTTCATGAAGGAGATGTTCGGACCTAGCGCGGGTATCCGCCTGCGCCCAAGCTTCTTCCCGTTCACCGAGCCTAGCGTTGAGGTGGATGTAAGCTGCTTCAAATGCGGCGGCGAAGGCTGCCGGCTCTGCAAGCAGAGCGGCTGGCTGGAGATCCTCGGCGCTGGTATGGTGCACCCGAATGTGCTGCGGATGGGCGGCTACGACCCTGAGGTCTACAGCGGCTTCGCGTTCGGCATGGGCGCTGAACGGATCGCGATGCTGAAATACGGCATCGATGATATCCGCTACTTCTACACGAATGATATGGGCTTTGTGAAGCAGTTCAAGGGTATTTAG
- a CDS encoding efflux RND transporter periplasmic adaptor subunit yields the protein MNKKKIIIIASAIVLVAIAGIAGYKLWPDQNRQINAAPLNTAVASKGDILVGVSGSGAVSAINSESIRTKEAGKVDTVMVKKGDVVKKGAVLITFVAGDLDDKLKEATKSLENLKTELANKQESYKTLAMNNATEEELESAKKTIDKANSDIVDQQESIAAIHEDMAPPDPLTAPIDGTITAVNITAGEQAQNGTELFTMTDYVNLSVTVQVDELDIPKIKLNQASAITLDALEDKSFTGKVIDIAKEGTSSNGVSLFNVTVGLNDSEGVLIGMSAEVAITIEEKKDILTVPIEAVTKINGKSFVNVPGTGDEESGRADRNAAGSNSPAGAAAGSEHSGSEAGTRGTGARSGREFQGGELPSGELPAGAEFPGRAAGSKGAAGFASGMKRMAVETGIHNESSIEIVSGLSEGDEVILPTVISSGNTTSPLQGGMGGMGGFGGGGMTGGSGGFPGGGGGFGGGGSGGGFSGGGDGR from the coding sequence ATGAATAAGAAAAAGATCATCATTATCGCTTCAGCGATAGTCCTCGTTGCTATTGCAGGGATTGCGGGCTATAAGCTCTGGCCGGATCAGAACCGGCAGATCAATGCCGCTCCGCTGAATACGGCAGTTGCCAGTAAGGGGGATATCCTGGTGGGTGTCTCTGGTTCAGGTGCAGTATCGGCGATCAACAGCGAGAGCATCCGTACCAAAGAAGCCGGGAAGGTCGATACGGTCATGGTTAAGAAAGGCGATGTCGTTAAAAAGGGCGCGGTGCTGATCACATTTGTCGCGGGCGATCTGGACGATAAGCTGAAGGAAGCCACGAAGTCACTGGAGAATCTCAAGACAGAGCTTGCGAATAAACAGGAGAGCTACAAGACGCTGGCTATGAATAACGCGACAGAAGAAGAGCTGGAGTCGGCAAAAAAAACCATTGATAAGGCCAATAGCGATATCGTAGACCAGCAGGAATCCATCGCTGCCATCCATGAAGATATGGCTCCGCCTGATCCGCTGACCGCTCCGATCGATGGAACGATCACTGCCGTGAATATTACGGCCGGCGAACAGGCCCAGAATGGTACAGAGCTGTTCACCATGACCGACTACGTGAACCTAAGCGTAACCGTGCAGGTAGACGAGCTGGATATTCCCAAAATCAAGCTGAATCAAGCCTCGGCTATTACACTGGATGCCCTTGAGGACAAGTCTTTTACCGGTAAAGTTATAGATATCGCCAAAGAAGGGACCTCCTCTAATGGTGTCTCCTTGTTCAACGTCACTGTTGGATTAAATGACTCGGAGGGTGTGCTTATCGGCATGTCTGCTGAGGTGGCAATTACGATCGAAGAGAAAAAGGATATTCTGACCGTTCCCATCGAAGCTGTAACGAAGATAAACGGGAAATCCTTCGTCAATGTGCCGGGGACCGGGGATGAAGAATCCGGCAGGGCGGACAGAAATGCAGCGGGATCTAATTCCCCTGCCGGCGCTGCAGCGGGCAGTGAACACTCCGGTAGTGAAGCAGGGACCAGAGGCACAGGCGCCCGCAGCGGCAGAGAATTCCAGGGCGGTGAGCTTCCGTCTGGAGAGCTCCCTGCTGGCGCGGAGTTTCCCGGCAGAGCAGCCGGAAGCAAAGGGGCAGCAGGTTTCGCCTCAGGCATGAAACGAATGGCCGTAGAGACCGGTATCCACAATGAGAGCAGCATCGAAATCGTCAGCGGCTTAAGTGAAGGGGATGAAGTGATCCTCCCCACCGTGATTTCCTCAGGCAATACCACCTCCCCGCTGCAAGGCGGTATGGGCGGTATGGGCGGCTTCGGCGGCGGCGGAATGACCGGCGGGAGCGGGGGCTTTCCCGGCGGAGGCGGCGGCTTCGGCGGCGGGGGTAGCGGCGGTGGCTTCAGCGGTGGCGGTGACGGACGATGA
- a CDS encoding ABC transporter ATP-binding protein encodes MISPEPLIRVEKMQHSYTMAGESMTVLRSLSFNIHHGEFVAIIGPSGSGKSTLMNMLGCLDVANEGDYFLDGQEIRRLSDNRLAQIRNEKIGFIFQNFNLLPKLSAVENVELPLIYRGMSHRERREIARSALVRVGLESRMNHRPSELSGGQQQRVAIARALAGTPPILLADEPTGALDSKTGKEVLQMIKELNEQGHTIILITHDLEIAEQAKRVIRIQDGDLVEDRKVVHS; translated from the coding sequence ATGATCTCACCAGAACCGCTGATCCGGGTTGAGAAGATGCAGCACAGCTACACGATGGCCGGAGAATCGATGACAGTTCTGAGGAGCCTGAGCTTCAACATTCATCACGGTGAATTCGTGGCGATCATCGGCCCGTCAGGGTCAGGCAAGTCCACCCTGATGAACATGCTGGGCTGCCTCGATGTCGCTAATGAAGGCGATTATTTCCTCGACGGCCAGGAGATCCGCAGGCTATCTGACAACAGGCTGGCCCAGATCCGCAATGAAAAGATTGGCTTCATATTTCAGAACTTCAATCTGCTGCCGAAATTATCTGCGGTAGAGAATGTAGAGCTGCCCTTGATCTATCGGGGAATGTCCCATAGGGAGCGCAGAGAAATTGCCCGCAGTGCCCTGGTTCGGGTAGGCCTGGAGAGCAGAATGAATCACCGTCCCTCCGAGCTGTCCGGAGGCCAGCAGCAGCGTGTGGCCATTGCCCGCGCTCTTGCCGGAACCCCTCCTATTCTTCTTGCCGATGAGCCAACCGGAGCGCTGGACTCCAAGACAGGCAAGGAAGTTCTGCAGATGATTAAGGAGCTTAACGAACAGGGGCATACCATTATTCTGATCACGCATGACCTGGAGATTGCCGAGCAGGCCAAACGGGTGATCCGGATTCAAGACGGGGATCTTGTAGAGGATCGGAAGGTGGTGCACTCATGA
- a CDS encoding ABC transporter permease, translating to MMLYQSMKMAFKSILSSKIRAFLTMLGIIIGVSSVIALVAVGQGTTSQITESLSSLGTNQLTVNIMGRGATTSLTYEEALALGEIEGVDNVSPVISGNVTAKHGTENVSVSVEGITPAYEEVQDFHVQSGRFLLEMDTEYRQKVALIGSDTAEDLFGTDNPVGQKVQINGSSFKIVGLLESKGSTSVGSSDEKLLIPISTAERFLQSKGVRSITLTTTSNDNVDEVKAKLEASLTAKFSAAENAYSVFDSREMLETVNETSSTLSMALGGIAGISLFVGGIGIMNIMIVSVNERTREIGIRKAIGAKKKNIMMQFMIESVVLSGTGGLIGVALGLGASWAVGHYTALNVAPSWNMVLISFSFSLIIGVLFGMIPASKAARMRPIHALRNE from the coding sequence ATGATGCTCTACCAGAGTATGAAAATGGCCTTCAAAAGTATCCTGAGCAGCAAAATAAGAGCCTTTCTTACCATGCTGGGTATCATTATCGGGGTCTCCTCCGTCATTGCCCTTGTCGCTGTCGGTCAGGGCACCACCTCGCAGATCACAGAATCCCTAAGCTCCCTGGGAACCAACCAGCTGACCGTCAACATTATGGGCCGCGGAGCCACCACTTCGCTAACCTACGAGGAGGCCTTGGCCCTGGGTGAGATTGAAGGGGTGGATAATGTATCCCCGGTAATCTCCGGGAACGTTACCGCCAAGCACGGAACCGAGAATGTTTCCGTATCCGTAGAAGGCATTACACCTGCCTACGAAGAGGTCCAGGATTTCCATGTGCAGTCCGGAAGATTCCTGCTTGAGATGGATACAGAATACCGGCAGAAGGTTGCGTTAATCGGATCAGATACAGCAGAGGATCTATTCGGTACAGATAATCCTGTAGGCCAAAAGGTACAGATCAACGGAAGCAGCTTCAAGATCGTCGGGCTGCTGGAGAGTAAAGGCTCCACCAGCGTCGGTTCGAGCGACGAGAAGCTGCTGATCCCCATCTCTACAGCCGAACGGTTCCTGCAGAGCAAGGGAGTCCGCTCCATTACGCTCACCACCACTTCCAATGACAATGTGGATGAGGTCAAAGCCAAGCTGGAGGCCAGTCTTACTGCCAAGTTCAGTGCAGCAGAGAATGCCTACTCTGTCTTTGATTCCCGGGAGATGCTGGAAACGGTAAATGAGACCAGCTCCACTCTGTCCATGGCCCTTGGCGGTATCGCCGGTATTTCGTTATTTGTAGGCGGAATAGGGATTATGAACATTATGATTGTCTCAGTCAATGAGCGAACCAGAGAGATAGGCATCCGCAAGGCCATCGGGGCCAAAAAAAAGAACATTATGATGCAGTTCATGATCGAGTCCGTGGTCTTAAGCGGCACCGGGGGCCTGATCGGAGTCGCACTGGGACTTGGCGCCAGCTGGGCTGTCGGTCATTATACCGCCTTGAATGTGGCGCCCTCCTGGAATATGGTCCTGATCTCCTTTTCCTTCTCCTTGATCATCGGTGTCCTCTTCGGAATGATTCCTGCAAGCAAGGCTGCAAGAATGCGCCCTATTCATGCGCTGCGCAACGAGTAG
- a CDS encoding sensor domain-containing diguanylate cyclase gives MAVFSENTSTRRLIILFTSITVLLVGISVASLLILNHTMNKLSDSLYSDVYQNSELILNADRDLYQAALALQTTVGGMLTSAQRSTLSQEFEDNNAQALQRVNTARYNLDAVKSPFNGMKQSERLLDELRNELGHFGTTLTAWRDNGRELISQRVQSDWNPASYSALTIHTQLNEVRESLNQAEDKIDTYASQVMTEFNNLKSSLFAVYSVFLFLLVLVIIYLSRRLISLQNEMQDEKSLYQLIGETMSDFIVLTDPNGLILYASPSHATALGYVPSKGAPLSNYIREAEISWAKLKSVVQSSPRISELRMRSAEGHWVWLETKVTPIAGSRNFPAQFMLVSREITQRKQYEERLHKLAFYDHLTAIPNRAHFKMYMENLINQPEDRRQEIAVALLDCDRFKQLNDTLGHLAGDEFLQLLSRELQQTVKGSGQAFRIGGDEFAVVLHRFTSPQMLDELLDRLLQLFNKSWSINQGSSFHTSASIGVALYPQHGSSINELLRAADLAMYRSKNHGGNEANLYSEHVDKKYSDQRN, from the coding sequence GTGGCAGTTTTTTCGGAAAACACAAGTACACGCAGACTGATTATATTATTCACGTCCATCACCGTTCTTCTGGTTGGGATCAGTGTGGCCTCCCTGCTGATTCTGAATCATACGATGAACAAATTATCCGATTCCTTATACAGTGACGTCTACCAGAATTCCGAGCTCATTCTGAATGCCGACCGCGATCTGTATCAGGCAGCCCTTGCGCTTCAGACCACAGTCGGCGGGATGCTGACCAGCGCGCAGCGCAGTACGCTGTCGCAGGAATTCGAGGACAATAATGCCCAGGCGCTGCAACGGGTCAATACCGCCCGCTACAATCTGGATGCGGTGAAGAGCCCGTTCAATGGAATGAAGCAGAGCGAGCGGCTGCTGGACGAGCTGAGGAATGAGCTGGGTCACTTCGGAACCACGCTCACCGCGTGGAGGGATAACGGCCGGGAGCTGATCTCGCAGCGGGTCCAGAGCGATTGGAACCCTGCCTCCTATTCTGCCCTCACTATACATACGCAGCTGAATGAGGTACGGGAAAGCCTGAATCAGGCAGAGGATAAGATTGATACCTATGCCAGCCAAGTCATGACGGAGTTCAATAATCTCAAAAGCTCTCTGTTTGCCGTCTACTCCGTATTCCTGTTCCTGCTTGTTCTGGTCATCATCTATCTCAGCCGCAGACTCATCTCCCTGCAGAACGAAATGCAGGACGAGAAATCACTCTATCAGCTGATCGGTGAGACGATGTCTGACTTCATTGTGCTGACAGATCCGAACGGTCTGATCCTGTATGCCTCGCCTTCCCATGCAACTGCACTTGGCTATGTGCCAAGCAAAGGAGCGCCGCTCTCCAACTATATCCGTGAAGCCGAGATCTCTTGGGCCAAGCTCAAGAGCGTGGTGCAGTCTTCTCCGAGAATATCCGAGCTGCGCATGCGTTCGGCCGAAGGGCATTGGGTATGGCTGGAGACCAAGGTTACCCCGATTGCGGGCAGCCGTAATTTCCCGGCACAGTTCATGCTGGTCTCGCGTGAGATTACCCAGCGCAAGCAATATGAGGAGCGGCTGCACAAGCTGGCCTTCTATGATCATCTGACGGCGATTCCCAACCGTGCCCATTTCAAAATGTACATGGAGAACCTGATCAACCAGCCCGAGGACCGCCGGCAGGAGATCGCCGTGGCGCTGCTGGACTGCGACCGGTTCAAGCAGCTGAATGATACGCTCGGCCATCTGGCCGGGGATGAATTCCTGCAGCTGCTCTCCCGGGAGCTGCAGCAGACCGTGAAGGGCTCCGGTCAGGCCTTCCGGATCGGCGGGGATGAATTCGCCGTGGTGCTGCACCGGTTCACCAGCCCGCAAATGCTGGACGAGCTGCTGGACCGTCTGCTCCAGCTGTTCAACAAATCCTGGTCCATCAACCAGGGCTCCAGCTTCCACACCTCTGCCAGCATTGGCGTGGCTCTGTACCCGCAGCACGGCAGCAGCATCAATGAGCTGCTCCGTGCCGCCGACCTTGCGATGTACCGATCCAAGAACCATGGCGGCAATGAGGCTAACCTGTACAGCGAGCATGTGGATAAGAAGTACAGTGATCAGCGGAACTAG
- a CDS encoding matrixin family metalloprotease, with amino-acid sequence MKRIKFFKVFTIAVFSLVVTSTSASAAVTTDGRWYNNTNFKLSSILGSVSNYFATDAFVEGVQWDGVTYSTILDPSGTIIKAEVYLNTWAFTQRSYSAAQKAAVAAHELGHSLGLNEASVVESSSIMWPYSFNSSGQFVKVLNPSSTDISVVNSHYPAFALVSLL; translated from the coding sequence ATGAAAAGAATTAAGTTCTTTAAAGTATTCACGATTGCTGTATTTTCACTAGTTGTTACCAGTACAAGTGCATCTGCCGCTGTTACTACTGACGGAAGGTGGTATAACAATACAAATTTCAAGCTTTCATCAATTTTAGGGTCTGTTTCTAATTATTTTGCTACAGATGCCTTTGTTGAAGGTGTGCAATGGGACGGAGTCACTTATTCCACTATTTTAGACCCGAGTGGAACGATTATTAAAGCGGAAGTATATTTAAATACTTGGGCATTTACACAACGTTCTTATTCTGCGGCACAAAAGGCGGCTGTAGCTGCCCATGAATTAGGTCATTCACTTGGTTTAAATGAGGCTTCAGTGGTAGAAAGCTCGTCAATAATGTGGCCATATTCATTTAATAGTTCAGGCCAATTTGTTAAGGTGCTAAATCCGTCCTCTACTGATATTAGTGTTGTCAACAGTCATTATCCTGCCTTTGCTCTGGTCAGTTTACTATGA
- the pulA gene encoding type I pullulanase, protein MSSNYIQAEQEIDTYQGNDLGLTYTAEYCVFKVWAPTAFTVSLVLYATGGNGLTPQTADYKDSGKILSMERTEGGVWTIQVPGNLKGKYYMYRAVFADGSINEAADPYATAVSANGTRTAIVDLSETDPDGWESDASPVLPHPADAVIYELHVRDFSSDPGSGLTYKGKFKAFTETGLRDEAGHLLGIDHLAELGITHVHLLPVFDYQTVDELGKAGEEHASSIFTDYNWGYDPQHYNVPEGSYSTDPANPLSRIREFKEMVQALHSRGISVIMDVVYNHTYGFQKGPFQPLVPDYYYRHDQSGRLSNGSGVGNELATERPMVRKYIKDSLSYWAKEYHIDGFRFDLMGLMDSVTMREITEELRLEINPGLLIYGEPWTGGDSPLASKTLKGVQRGKGYAVFNDNFRAAIKGDSDGWGKGFVTGDYGKEGAIASGVSGAIHEFTDAPTETVNYVTAHDNLNLWDKILTTRGLRGEAGLPELEGGKLRGGGDLKAALEQANPYVGVDSENVLDNETVRRSLLANGIILTSQGIPFLHAGDELLRSKYGDHNSYRSPDCINAIRWENKSKFIAVFQYYKGLIELRRTHPAFRLHGRQEIERSLEFLRCDSGIVAYRLKDHAGGDTWNNIVVIYNANMEPVTQCLPETSGCWNIVVDHTHAGPEAFRQTENGSVEVFGLSMMVLYDKYGEPEPRSKIVEVHYDRPDGDYRGWNLWVWGTGIQDGQRDFQHMEEGHAVARIEVLPGTSTIGYILRLNDWEEKDGTADRFIDCSGSGEQVIMVTVRERSPEHSTELADPLQQTS, encoded by the coding sequence ATGAGCAGCAATTATATACAAGCAGAACAAGAAATCGATACCTATCAAGGCAATGACCTCGGCTTGACCTACACAGCGGAATACTGTGTATTCAAAGTCTGGGCCCCAACAGCCTTCACAGTGTCGCTCGTATTATATGCAACAGGCGGAAACGGGCTGACCCCGCAGACCGCAGATTACAAGGACAGCGGCAAAATTCTTAGTATGGAGCGCACTGAGGGCGGAGTATGGACGATCCAGGTTCCCGGTAACCTCAAGGGAAAATATTACATGTACCGCGCCGTATTTGCGGACGGGTCGATAAATGAAGCGGCCGATCCTTACGCTACGGCTGTATCGGCCAATGGAACACGCACAGCCATTGTGGATTTGTCCGAGACAGACCCGGACGGCTGGGAGAGCGATGCCTCTCCGGTGCTACCACATCCGGCAGATGCTGTAATCTATGAGCTGCATGTGCGCGATTTCTCGTCAGACCCTGGCTCCGGTCTGACGTATAAGGGGAAATTCAAGGCCTTCACCGAGACCGGTCTGCGGGATGAGGCGGGTCATCTGCTGGGCATTGATCATCTGGCTGAGCTGGGCATCACGCATGTTCATCTGCTGCCGGTGTTCGACTACCAGACGGTGGATGAGCTGGGCAAGGCAGGGGAAGAACATGCATCCTCCATCTTCACAGATTATAACTGGGGCTACGATCCCCAGCACTATAATGTGCCGGAAGGCTCCTATAGCACAGACCCGGCTAACCCGCTTAGCCGTATCCGGGAATTCAAGGAGATGGTCCAGGCGCTGCACAGCCGCGGCATCTCGGTGATTATGGATGTGGTCTACAATCATACCTATGGCTTCCAGAAGGGACCCTTCCAGCCGCTGGTGCCAGACTATTACTACCGTCATGATCAGAGCGGGCGGCTCTCTAACGGCTCGGGCGTCGGCAATGAGCTGGCTACAGAACGGCCGATGGTCCGAAAGTATATCAAGGATTCCCTGTCCTACTGGGCTAAGGAGTACCATATTGACGGGTTCCGCTTCGATCTGATGGGGCTGATGGACAGCGTGACCATGCGAGAGATTACCGAGGAGCTGCGGCTGGAGATTAATCCGGGGCTGCTGATCTATGGTGAACCGTGGACTGGCGGCGACTCGCCGCTTGCCTCCAAGACGCTGAAGGGCGTGCAGCGCGGCAAAGGCTACGCCGTCTTCAACGACAACTTCCGCGCAGCCATCAAGGGAGACAGCGACGGCTGGGGCAAAGGCTTCGTGACCGGGGATTACGGCAAGGAAGGCGCGATCGCGTCCGGAGTGAGCGGGGCGATTCATGAATTCACCGATGCGCCTACAGAGACTGTGAACTATGTAACCGCACATGATAATCTCAACCTGTGGGACAAAATTCTGACTACCCGGGGACTTCGCGGGGAAGCCGGACTGCCGGAACTTGAGGGCGGCAAGCTGCGGGGCGGCGGGGATCTCAAGGCCGCACTAGAGCAGGCGAATCCGTATGTGGGAGTAGATTCCGAGAATGTGCTGGATAATGAGACAGTACGCCGTTCGTTGCTGGCTAATGGAATCATTCTGACCTCGCAGGGAATTCCGTTCCTTCATGCCGGGGATGAGCTGCTGCGCAGCAAATACGGAGATCATAACAGCTACCGCAGCCCGGACTGTATCAATGCGATCCGCTGGGAGAACAAAAGCAAATTCATTGCAGTATTTCAATATTACAAAGGTCTGATTGAGCTGCGCCGGACACATCCGGCCTTCCGCTTGCACGGACGCCAGGAGATTGAACGCAGTCTGGAGTTCCTGCGCTGTGACAGCGGAATCGTTGCCTACAGACTGAAGGATCACGCCGGCGGAGATACATGGAATAATATCGTGGTGATCTATAATGCCAATATGGAGCCGGTCACCCAGTGCCTCCCGGAGACCTCCGGCTGCTGGAACATCGTAGTCGATCATACCCATGCCGGACCGGAGGCCTTCCGGCAGACGGAGAACGGCAGTGTTGAGGTATTCGGACTGTCGATGATGGTACTCTATGATAAATACGGGGAGCCTGAGCCGAGATCGAAGATTGTGGAAGTTCATTATGACCGCCCGGACGGCGATTACCGGGGCTGGAATCTCTGGGTGTGGGGTACAGGCATTCAGGATGGGCAACGGGACTTCCAGCACATGGAGGAAGGTCATGCCGTAGCACGGATTGAAGTGCTGCCGGGGACCTCCACGATAGGCTACATCCTCCGGCTGAACGACTGGGAGGAGAAGGACGGCACCGCTGACCGCTTCATCGACTGCTCGGGCAGCGGGGAACAGGTTATCATGGTGACGGTTCGGGAGCGTAGTCCAGAACATAGTACAGAGCTGGCTGATCCTTTGCAGCAGACCAGCTAG
- a CDS encoding MFS transporter produces the protein MQRFSAPQIYLFHVFMLSLAASTIFTTYSIYYVVELKLNPLQLVLIGTVLEITVLVFEGITGVVADTYSRKLSVIIAVFVVGSAFVLEGSIVWIMHPASLLPAFGWLLISQILYGIGWTFLSGADTAWIVDELGEEQTGRLFMRSKIFGLSASLLGIAVSVGLSHVATNLPFLAGGVIYFVLGFILIRYMKETGFIRRKREPQSSAIRELGKTWISGVSILRHHPLLLLLTVVTLFSGAASEGYDRLWQVFLMNEVGFPEIGVSMAAGFGLISAATTLLGVLAVYMAGKIIDLQKERQVAAALFLLTSIRAGCIIMVALAPSFYWAIGAVLLLGVVTSVSDPIYTTWLNTKLPSRNRATLLSMISQADALGQSAGGPVVGYIGSRISIRASLLSAGFLLLPVIALYGRVLRKRS, from the coding sequence TTGCAGAGATTCAGTGCTCCACAGATTTATTTGTTCCATGTGTTTATGTTGTCGCTTGCGGCCAGTACGATATTTACAACCTACAGTATTTATTATGTAGTTGAACTTAAGCTGAATCCGCTTCAGCTTGTGCTGATTGGAACGGTGCTGGAGATAACGGTGCTTGTGTTCGAGGGTATTACCGGAGTGGTCGCCGATACCTATAGCCGCAAGCTGTCCGTCATCATTGCCGTGTTCGTTGTGGGGAGTGCTTTTGTCCTTGAAGGGAGCATTGTCTGGATCATGCACCCGGCTTCCCTGTTGCCTGCCTTCGGCTGGCTGCTGATCTCTCAGATACTGTACGGGATCGGCTGGACCTTCCTGAGCGGGGCGGATACCGCATGGATCGTGGACGAGCTTGGAGAAGAGCAGACGGGAAGACTCTTCATGCGCTCCAAAATATTCGGCTTAAGCGCTTCCCTGCTGGGCATCGCGGTCAGCGTAGGATTATCCCATGTTGCGACAAATCTCCCTTTTCTGGCGGGTGGAGTCATCTATTTCGTCCTGGGGTTCATATTGATACGTTACATGAAAGAGACGGGGTTCATACGCCGGAAGCGTGAGCCGCAATCCTCCGCTATCCGTGAGCTGGGCAAGACCTGGATCAGCGGCGTCTCTATCCTGAGGCATCATCCGCTGCTCCTGCTGCTGACGGTTGTAACTTTATTTAGCGGTGCTGCGTCTGAAGGATATGACCGTCTGTGGCAAGTCTTTCTTATGAATGAAGTCGGGTTCCCGGAGATTGGAGTCTCGATGGCGGCTGGCTTCGGGCTGATCAGTGCGGCGACTACTCTGTTGGGTGTGCTGGCTGTCTATATGGCCGGGAAGATCATTGATTTGCAAAAGGAACGTCAAGTAGCGGCCGCTTTGTTCCTCCTGACATCCATCCGTGCCGGCTGCATTATAATGGTGGCACTTGCGCCTAGTTTCTACTGGGCTATCGGGGCGGTGCTGCTCCTGGGGGTGGTCACTTCGGTCAGCGACCCGATCTATACCACCTGGCTGAACACGAAACTGCCATCCCGGAACCGGGCGACCCTCTTGTCGATGATCAGCCAGGCCGATGCCCTGGGTCAGAGTGCAGGCGGTCCGGTTGTAGGATATATCGGCAGCAGAATCTCTATCAGAGCTTCGCTGCTGTCGGCGGGCTTCCTGCTGCTACCTGTGATAGCGTTATATGGCAGGGTGCTGCGGAAGCGGTCATGA